The Portunus trituberculatus isolate SZX2019 chromosome 19, ASM1759143v1, whole genome shotgun sequence genome contains a region encoding:
- the LOC123506304 gene encoding zinc finger protein 91-like yields the protein MEPTQNSSSLMWCNYNTVEGLITTSAPVQVELGSVDIARQINQQVQLQYGSLQAVPAQPQQIIVAHQPQPPPAPPTPDPPVPQKLAKPRARTTNGERVPCDQCGKTFSCNANLRDHMRLHTGERPFVCTECGMSFAQRSNWRLHKRVHTGERPYMCGICGKTFSRSSHLPGHMRVHTGERPYSCEQCDNSFASAQALKNHARTHTGEKPFVCEYCQTAFTHSSSLSSHKKRCTGEKRKRGRPLGSGRKSYRKKPTGRPRGRPKKKGRYAKRGRRKNPPAEDDLVEPKEEDMTVVKAEVHAESGEETQSIPVETKEEMEEVPTVVVDVDSMEVEHPDIHGDPLHIQSHLHQHEVIVPEGIPQENHIIHHEMVPSEEVVSVATATASLDETSNLHQEAAVAMAALHEGACSLTQHQLPQETYVERDGSHTLWFPKQQY from the coding sequence ATGGAGCCAACACAAAATTCCTCAAGCTTGATGTGGTGCAACTACAACACGGTTGAAGGCCTTATCACCACAAGTGCTCCTGTTCAAGTAGAACTAGGGAGTGTTGACATTGCAAGACAAATCAACCAACAAGTCCAATTACAATATGGTAGCCTCCAGGCTGTGCCGGCACAGCCACAGCAGATTATAGTAGCACATCAACCTCAGCCACCACCTGCTCCACCCACACCTGATCCACCTGTCCCTCAAAAACTAGCAAAGCCGCGAGCAAGAACAACGAATGGTGAACGTGTGCCGTGTGATCAGTGCGGTAAAACCTTTTCTTGTAATGCAAACCTAAGAGACCACATGAGGCTGCATACAGGTGAGAGGCCCTTTGTCTGTACTGAATGTGGAATGTCCTTTGCTCAGCGGTCAAACTGGAGATTACACAAACGTGTCCATACTGGAGAAAGGCCTTATATGTGTGGTATCTGTGGCAAAACATTTTCCCGTAGTTCTCACTTACCGGGCCATATGAGGGTACACACCGGCGAGAGACCATATTCCTGTGAACAGTGTGATAATTCGTTTGCCTCTGCTCAAGCTCTTAAGAACCATGCACGCACCCACACTGGAGAGAAACCTTTTGTATGTGAGTACTGCCAGACTGCCTTTACACACagctcatctctttcttcacataagAAAAGATGCactggagaaaagagaaagagaggaagacctCTTGGTAGTGGCCGCAAATCATACAGGAAAAAGCCAACAGGTCGGCCTCGGGGAAGACCCAAAAAAAAGGGTCGGTATGCCAAGCGGGGCAGGAGAAAGAATCCCCCAGCTGAAGATGACCTTGTGGAACCTAAAGAGGAAGACATGACGGTAGTCAAGGCTGAGGTTCATGCTGAAAGTGGCGAAGAAACACAAAGCATCCCAGTGGAGAccaaggaggaaatggaggaggtacCCACTGTCGTTGTGGATGTAGATTCTATGGAGGTTGAGCATCCAGATATACACGGGGACCCTTTACATATACAAAGCCACTTACACCAACATGAGGTCATAGTTCCAGAAGGTATACCACAGGAAAATCACATAATTCATCATGAAATGGTGCCATCAGAAGAGGTTGTATCTGTAGCCACTGCCACTGCAAGCTTGGATGAGACCTCTAACCTACACCAAGAAGCAGCAGTGGCAATGGCTGCATTGCATGAGGGAGCATGC